A genomic stretch from Erigeron canadensis isolate Cc75 chromosome 9, C_canadensis_v1, whole genome shotgun sequence includes:
- the LOC122582316 gene encoding probable NAD(P)H dehydrogenase (quinone) FQR1-like 1 codes for MGKGGGCFPSKNKPPEPDQNPENPNPNSDPVPVVTNTHNTPYPSITTTTLNPETKKLKIFIVFYSMYGHVESLARNIKKGVDEIDGVEGVLFRVPETLSQETLLAMKVPMKSDDDIKEILDAEELLEADGLLFGFPTRYGTMSAQMKAFFDTTGGLWKEQKLAGIPAGFFVSTGTQGGGQETTAWTAITQLAHHGMIYVPIGYTFGAGMFKMDSIRGGSPYGAGVYSGDGTREPSQTELELALHQGKYMAMIVKRFGPAQ; via the exons ATGGGTAAAGGAGGTGGTTGTTTTCCTAGCAAAAACAAACCACCCGAACCGGATCAGAATCCAGAAAATCCCAATCCGAATTCTGATCCGGTTCCGGTAGTTACCAACACACACAACACCCCATATCCATccataacaacaacaacactgAACCCCGAAACCAAGAAGTTAAAAATCTTTATAGTCTTTTATTCAATGTACGGACATGTTGAAAGCCTGGCAAGGAATATTAAAAAAGGAGTAGACGAAATAGATGGAGTTGAAGGTGTTCTGTTTCGAGTACCCGAAACATTGTCACAAGAGACATTGTTGGCAATGAAAGTGCCCATGAAAAGTGATGATGATATTAAAGAGATATTGGATGCTGAGGAATTGTTGGAAGCTGATGGATTGTTGTTCGGGTTTCCGACAAGGTATGGGACTATGTCGGCCCAAATGAAGGCGTTTTTCGACACGACGGGTGGGTTGTGGAAAGAACAGAAGTTGGCTGGAATTCCGGCTGGGTTTTTTGTTAGTACTGGGACACAAGGTGGCGGCCAAGAAACAACTGC ATGGACAGCAATAACACAACTAGCACATCATGGAATGATATATGTTCCAATTGGATACACATTTGGAGCCGGAATGTTCAAAATGGACTCAATTCGAGGTGGCTCTCCGTATGGAGCCGGTGTATATTCAGGTGATGGCACCAGAGAACCAAGCCAAACCGAACTTGAACTTGCACTACATCAGGGCAAGTATATGGCCATGATTGTCAAACGGTTTGGACCAGCCCAATAA